Proteins from a single region of Phycisphaeraceae bacterium D3-23:
- the purE gene encoding 5-(carboxyamino)imidazole ribonucleotide mutase: MPQAKPLVAVIMGSKSDWPTMRHASEMLERFGVAHASKVVSAHRTPGVMNAFAAGAEDAGFEVVIAGAGGAAHLPGMVASQTTLPVLGVPIKSNALSGLDSLLSIVQMPGGVPVGTLAIGDSGAKNAALLAVAILANHGRPELREALHAFRKEQADAALEGGLE, encoded by the coding sequence ATGCCCCAAGCCAAGCCCCTTGTTGCCGTGATCATGGGATCGAAGTCCGACTGGCCGACGATGCGTCACGCGAGCGAGATGCTGGAGCGGTTTGGTGTGGCGCATGCGTCGAAGGTGGTGAGTGCGCACCGGACGCCGGGCGTGATGAACGCGTTTGCGGCCGGCGCGGAGGACGCGGGGTTCGAGGTGGTGATTGCGGGCGCGGGCGGGGCGGCGCACCTGCCGGGGATGGTCGCGTCGCAGACGACGCTGCCGGTGCTGGGTGTGCCGATCAAAAGCAATGCGCTTAGCGGGCTGGACTCGCTGTTGTCGATCGTGCAGATGCCCGGGGGTGTGCCGGTGGGGACGCTGGCCATCGGCGACAGCGGCGCGAAGAACGCCGCGCTGCTGGCGGTTGCGATCCTCGCGAACCATGGTCGACCCGAGCTGCGCGAGGCGCTGCATGCGTTCCGCAAGGAACAGGCCGACGCCGCGCTCGAGGGCGGATTGGAGTAG
- a CDS encoding amidohydrolase family protein has protein sequence MKIAGQLMLPDEGERVRLSPGWLRVEGGAIAAVVEGDIPGDADLGGEGFVICPGFVDAHMHLPQFGIIGAHGLGLLDWLERVTFPAELRWADPAVAQQDTEAAIRRMLRCGTTGFAGYATVHAEGARAALETAKRMGVWAHIGQVLMDRGAPPALCRPLEQLIAESTQLLDAFPPALNEPPESRVSAAVTPRFAPACTDGLLEAAGELAQEHGAFVQTHLAETRAECELVGELFGGRRYAEVYRDAGLLRGVTLLGHGIYLNDADRDMLARHGSAIAHCPAANSFLMSGRLDWSATTKQPFVLGSDIGAGYEVSMVRVARAMLETAGGLMIDDPSRGADTIPSAAQAWHQITYGNADALCWTRTGALRPGFAADLVLARPDAAVTRTLFSDGVTHPDPLAGLMFGWDDRWVDRVLLAGAVVKI, from the coding sequence ATGAAGATCGCCGGCCAATTGATGCTGCCCGATGAAGGCGAACGCGTCCGCCTGTCGCCGGGCTGGCTGCGTGTCGAAGGGGGCGCGATCGCAGCGGTGGTCGAGGGCGATATCCCGGGCGATGCGGACCTGGGCGGCGAGGGGTTTGTGATCTGCCCGGGTTTCGTCGATGCGCATATGCACCTGCCGCAGTTCGGGATCATCGGCGCGCATGGGCTTGGGCTGCTCGATTGGCTGGAGCGTGTGACGTTCCCGGCCGAGCTGCGCTGGGCAGACCCGGCGGTCGCGCAGCAAGATACCGAGGCCGCGATCCGGCGCATGCTGCGCTGCGGGACCACGGGCTTCGCGGGCTACGCAACAGTCCACGCCGAGGGTGCGCGGGCGGCGCTGGAGACGGCGAAGCGCATGGGCGTCTGGGCCCACATCGGCCAGGTGCTGATGGATCGCGGAGCGCCCCCGGCGTTGTGCCGACCCCTGGAACAATTGATCGCGGAGTCAACGCAACTGCTGGACGCGTTCCCGCCAGCGCTCAACGAACCGCCCGAGTCTCGTGTCAGCGCAGCGGTGACACCGCGGTTTGCGCCGGCCTGCACCGACGGGCTGCTCGAAGCGGCGGGCGAGCTCGCGCAAGAGCATGGGGCTTTCGTGCAGACGCATTTGGCCGAGACACGTGCGGAGTGCGAGCTCGTGGGCGAACTGTTTGGTGGCCGGCGGTACGCCGAGGTGTATCGGGATGCGGGCCTGCTGCGTGGGGTCACGCTGCTCGGGCACGGCATCTATCTCAACGACGCAGACCGCGACATGCTCGCGCGGCACGGCTCGGCCATCGCGCACTGCCCCGCCGCCAACAGCTTCCTGATGTCGGGCCGACTCGACTGGTCGGCGACCACCAAACAGCCGTTCGTCCTGGGCAGCGACATCGGCGCGGGCTACGAAGTGTCGATGGTCCGGGTCGCGCGGGCGATGCTGGAGACCGCCGGGGGGTTGATGATCGACGACCCGTCCCGCGGCGCGGACACGATCCCCTCGGCGGCGCAGGCCTGGCACCAGATCACCTACGGCAACGCGGACGCGCTGTGCTGGACCCGGACCGGCGCGCTACGCCCGGGCTTCGCGGCCGACCTCGTGCTCGCCCGGCCCGACGCGGCAGTCACGCGAACCCTGTTCAGTGACGGCGTCACACACCCCGACCCGCTCGCGGGCCTGATGTTCGGCTGGGACGACCGTTGGGTCGACCGGGTGCTGCTGGCGGGGGCTGTGGTGAAAATCTGA
- a CDS encoding type II secretion system protein, which produces MTNRTPLRRDSGTPQASRHPDVYCKIRRSRRPSGGFTLIEILVVISIIALLVGLVTAGAVIAMNGSQRSRTQSTMRALLGPVDEYKSSFDIAPPHDIANPPGLTSSETFVWACGADDKLRELLVASMQGRGVFKDNDGDGYEELYDPWDNQLAYRNGNGPSSPDIDGIDHNILPFHRDPFFVSAGQDGVFGTDDDINSIELGS; this is translated from the coding sequence ATGACGAACCGAACCCCCCTTCGCCGCGATTCAGGGACGCCTCAAGCATCCCGACATCCGGATGTCTATTGCAAAATCCGCCGCTCCCGCCGCCCCAGTGGTGGTTTCACCCTGATCGAGATTCTGGTGGTGATCAGCATCATCGCCCTGCTCGTCGGGCTGGTCACGGCCGGGGCGGTGATCGCGATGAATGGCAGTCAACGCTCCCGAACACAGAGCACGATGCGGGCGCTCTTGGGCCCGGTCGATGAATACAAGTCCTCATTCGATATCGCGCCGCCCCACGACATCGCCAACCCACCCGGGCTGACCTCGTCCGAGACGTTTGTCTGGGCGTGCGGTGCCGACGACAAGCTGCGCGAATTGTTGGTCGCATCAATGCAGGGCCGGGGCGTCTTTAAAGATAACGACGGCGACGGCTACGAAGAGCTCTACGACCCGTGGGACAACCAACTGGCCTACCGCAACGGCAACGGCCCGTCCTCACCCGACATCGACGGCATCGACCACAATATCCTCCCGTTCCACCGCGACCCGTTCTTCGTGTCCGCCGGGCAAGACGGTGTGTTTGGTACGGACGACGACATCAACTCCATCGAGCTGGGGAGCTAA
- a CDS encoding prepilin-type N-terminal cleavage/methylation domain-containing protein has translation MTTRPPHRRRPRGFTIVELLTSVFIIAVIMVIVFPVIGALQNGSRIEAGLNTVGMSSDVARAWATASLPQADLNSDPAAPVFGASYSGTAAIFCPTGEVRIVINDQRASSGGNFLESFSPPLNGYRDYRLAFGGKRDVDYIAFPQGTGIAGVYRNNTGAHLIAPPFAIAYDRDGLMAPGANIGGGARVIYYDSNFDNNYDVGDVRSNVAGGYDPGDWDRDSAPLSAELVRELPFEAIETVAGVIIYDERDAESAGFDFSGGGDYAQGSAGYNWLIENGTAVFFSPNTGTAMRDEGTE, from the coding sequence ATGACCACCCGACCCCCCCACCGCCGACGGCCCCGCGGCTTCACGATTGTGGAGCTATTGACCTCGGTGTTTATCATCGCGGTGATCATGGTGATCGTGTTCCCGGTGATCGGCGCGTTGCAGAACGGCAGCCGGATCGAGGCCGGGCTCAACACCGTCGGCATGTCTTCGGATGTGGCCCGGGCGTGGGCGACGGCGTCGCTGCCCCAGGCGGACCTGAACTCGGACCCGGCCGCGCCGGTGTTCGGCGCCTCCTACTCGGGCACGGCCGCGATCTTCTGCCCCACGGGCGAGGTCCGCATCGTCATCAACGACCAACGCGCCTCCAGCGGCGGCAACTTCCTCGAATCGTTCTCCCCCCCGCTCAACGGCTACCGCGACTACCGGCTGGCGTTCGGCGGCAAGCGGGATGTCGACTACATCGCGTTCCCCCAGGGCACGGGCATCGCCGGGGTCTACCGCAACAACACCGGCGCCCACCTGATCGCCCCGCCCTTCGCGATCGCCTACGACCGTGACGGCCTGATGGCCCCGGGTGCCAACATCGGCGGCGGCGCCCGCGTGATCTACTACGACAGCAACTTCGACAACAACTACGACGTCGGGGATGTCCGCTCCAACGTCGCCGGCGGGTACGACCCCGGCGACTGGGACCGCGACTCGGCACCGCTCTCGGCCGAACTGGTCCGCGAGCTGCCCTTCGAGGCGATCGAGACCGTCGCTGGCGTCATCATCTACGACGAGCGCGACGCCGAGTCCGCCGGCTTCGACTTCTCGGGCGGGGGCGACTACGCCCAGGGCTCCGCGGGCTACAACTGGCTGATCGAGAACGGCACGGCCGTGTTCTTCAGCCCCAACACCGGCACCGCGATGCGCGATGAAGGGACCGAGTAA
- a CDS encoding prepilin-type N-terminal cleavage/methylation domain-containing protein, translating into MTRTRPRKRRGFTLAEVLIAIGIFAIGMIAVASLFPVAAILQKETADDIIGKQSGTNARATLEAIGLTYFDPNTAFADDLDNYHNASNARYPATTLQDSGVVPIEDVALQAGGSSFYNRFTIAERSYPTTEGDVNERDHYWFFYVRDTAGNPAGPSWQGYVLIVDREDGQTYNDVFMDLDFGIPTDQDAPYITVDGKTGTWDLLNPPTFVGAGVFFHPEGVAVETFTFTTIAP; encoded by the coding sequence ATGACACGCACACGCCCCCGCAAAAGACGCGGCTTCACCCTCGCCGAGGTCCTGATCGCGATCGGCATCTTCGCCATCGGCATGATCGCCGTCGCGTCGCTCTTCCCCGTCGCCGCAATCCTGCAGAAGGAGACCGCCGACGACATCATCGGCAAGCAGTCGGGCACCAATGCCCGCGCAACCCTCGAAGCCATCGGGCTGACGTATTTCGACCCGAACACGGCCTTTGCCGACGACTTGGACAACTACCACAACGCCTCGAACGCACGCTACCCCGCGACCACGCTGCAAGACTCCGGCGTCGTGCCGATCGAAGATGTCGCGCTGCAGGCCGGCGGCTCGTCGTTCTACAACCGCTTCACGATCGCCGAGCGCAGCTACCCGACGACCGAGGGCGATGTCAACGAGCGCGACCACTACTGGTTCTTCTACGTCCGCGACACGGCCGGGAACCCGGCCGGGCCCAGCTGGCAGGGATACGTATTGATCGTCGACCGTGAGGACGGTCAGACGTACAACGACGTCTTTATGGACCTCGACTTCGGCATCCCGACCGACCAGGACGCGCCCTACATCACGGTGGACGGCAAGACCGGGACCTGGGACCTGCTCAACCCGCCGACCTTCGTCGGCGCCGGCGTCTTCTTCCACCCCGAAGGGGTCGCGGTTGAGACGTTTACGTTCACGACCATCGCGCCCTAG
- a CDS encoding prepilin-type N-terminal cleavage/methylation domain-containing protein produces the protein MTHALRPHRRTPARFRGQGFTIIELLVAVSVLALMLFLINTLFFQTTEAVSTGVRTSTVLANARATNDRIALDASAMLGPNAANPVPQGGGYIVIIDRRIQSQVLRQDRTESLETFEVDQLVFMASANAANSRVTRFRGLAPRDASQFGSDFSSQFALVRYGHGRRVQRNGFDIVGWTELGETPASGEQNSDRLANDWILARQAVLFAPTDRFSNPIDTANDYYAINPGVLADIENDPLGRAMVAGFCDVTNIPPSGPMTNPTPGFIDVALDPVGSGLTPMQIQNNYLALTHFDSRLRVNPIPDATDFAAPQVGQLSGVFAPNCSDFSVQFAADANNDGEIDRVGPGGLNDGSVLNGDPIFWYDQDSIAFLGADPWATADWTGTTVPSPIVDLTGSNHGDVAFIFRYEDDQPYTETAPGVGDPDNSKWPYMIRIRYRLHDSPGKLEGNASFRLIDGIDNDLDGLIDEGTDGIDNNADGGVDEEAEQDEAQVSGRYFEQIIRVPRP, from the coding sequence ATGACACACGCACTACGCCCTCACCGCCGTACGCCCGCCCGTTTCCGGGGGCAAGGCTTCACCATCATCGAGCTGTTGGTCGCGGTGTCGGTCCTGGCGTTGATGCTGTTCCTCATCAACACGCTGTTCTTCCAGACGACCGAGGCGGTCTCGACCGGCGTGCGCACGAGCACGGTGCTGGCCAACGCCCGCGCGACCAACGACCGCATCGCGCTGGACGCCTCGGCGATGCTCGGGCCCAACGCGGCCAACCCCGTGCCCCAGGGGGGCGGGTACATCGTCATCATCGACCGCCGCATCCAGTCGCAGGTGCTCCGCCAGGACCGGACCGAATCGCTCGAGACCTTCGAGGTCGATCAGCTGGTGTTCATGGCCAGCGCCAACGCCGCCAACAGCCGGGTCACCCGCTTCCGCGGGCTCGCACCCCGCGACGCGTCGCAGTTCGGCAGCGACTTCTCCTCGCAGTTCGCCCTGGTCCGCTACGGCCACGGCCGACGGGTCCAGCGCAACGGGTTCGATATTGTTGGCTGGACCGAACTGGGTGAGACCCCAGCCAGCGGCGAGCAAAACTCAGACCGCCTGGCCAACGACTGGATCCTCGCGCGGCAGGCGGTGCTGTTCGCGCCCACCGACCGATTCAGCAACCCGATCGATACCGCCAACGACTACTACGCGATCAACCCCGGCGTCCTCGCGGATATCGAGAACGACCCGCTGGGCCGGGCCATGGTCGCCGGCTTCTGCGACGTCACCAACATCCCGCCGTCGGGCCCGATGACTAACCCCACGCCGGGCTTTATCGACGTCGCGCTCGACCCTGTTGGGTCTGGGCTTACGCCGATGCAGATCCAGAACAACTACCTCGCGTTGACGCACTTTGACTCACGCCTCCGCGTCAACCCGATCCCCGACGCGACCGACTTCGCCGCGCCGCAGGTCGGCCAGCTCTCGGGCGTGTTCGCGCCCAACTGCTCGGACTTCAGCGTCCAGTTCGCCGCCGACGCCAACAACGACGGCGAGATCGACCGCGTCGGGCCCGGCGGCCTCAACGACGGCAGCGTGCTCAACGGCGACCCGATCTTCTGGTACGACCAGGACTCGATCGCCTTCCTCGGCGCCGACCCCTGGGCCACCGCCGACTGGACCGGCACGACCGTGCCCTCGCCGATTGTTGACCTTACCGGCTCGAACCACGGCGACGTGGCGTTCATCTTCCGCTACGAGGACGACCAGCCCTACACCGAGACCGCGCCGGGCGTGGGCGACCCCGACAACAGCAAGTGGCCCTACATGATCCGCATCCGCTACCGGCTGCACGACTCGCCGGGCAAGCTCGAAGGCAACGCATCGTTCCGTTTGATTGACGGCATCGACAACGACCTCGATGGCCTCATCGATGAAGGCACGGATGGCATCGACAACAACGCCGACGGCGGCGTTGACGAAGAAGCCGAACAAGACGAAGCCCAAGTCTCGGGCCGGTACTTCGAGCAGATCATCCGCGTCCCGCGGCCGTAA